In Pseudoalteromonas sp. MM1, a single window of DNA contains:
- the prpF gene encoding 2-methylaconitate cis-trans isomerase PrpF — protein MFKPQIKVPATYMRGGTSKGVFFKLTDLPKSAQEAGEARDNLLLRIIGSPDPYGKQTDGMGGATSSTSKTVILSKSEQPNHDVDYLFGQVAIDKPFIDWSGNCGNLTSAVGAFAITNGLVDKSKVPDNGVAIVRVWQANIKKSILVHVPITHGEVQETGDFELDGVTFAAAEVKLEFLNPADGEGALFPTGNVVDDLEVPGVGTLKATMINAGIPTVFINASDIGYTGAELQNDINNDTAALKKLETIRAYGAVKMGLIANINEAQTRQHTPKVAFVAAPLDYNASSGKFIEATTIDLLVRAMSMGKLHHAMMGTAAVAIGAAAAIEGTLVNMAAGGGALNEINFGHPSGTLKVGAEAKKIDGDWQVTKASMSRSARVLMEGVVRALQ, from the coding sequence ATGTTTAAACCACAAATTAAAGTACCAGCAACTTACATGCGTGGCGGCACCAGTAAAGGCGTGTTTTTTAAATTAACCGATTTACCAAAATCGGCGCAAGAGGCCGGTGAGGCGCGCGATAACTTACTGTTACGCATAATTGGCAGCCCCGATCCTTACGGTAAACAAACCGATGGCATGGGCGGTGCTACATCAAGTACCAGTAAAACGGTTATTTTAAGTAAAAGCGAGCAACCTAATCACGATGTAGACTATTTATTTGGCCAAGTGGCAATAGATAAACCTTTCATAGATTGGAGCGGTAACTGCGGTAACTTAACCTCAGCCGTAGGTGCATTTGCAATAACGAATGGCTTAGTCGACAAAAGTAAAGTGCCCGACAACGGCGTTGCTATTGTGCGTGTGTGGCAAGCTAATATTAAAAAAAGTATTTTAGTTCATGTGCCTATTACCCATGGTGAAGTACAAGAAACCGGTGATTTTGAACTCGACGGTGTTACCTTTGCTGCCGCTGAGGTAAAACTTGAGTTTTTGAACCCAGCAGACGGCGAAGGCGCATTATTTCCTACAGGCAATGTAGTGGATGACTTAGAAGTACCAGGAGTTGGTACTTTAAAAGCTACTATGATAAACGCGGGTATTCCTACTGTGTTTATTAATGCAAGCGATATTGGCTACACCGGCGCTGAGCTACAAAATGACATAAATAATGATACTGCCGCACTTAAAAAACTTGAAACAATACGTGCTTACGGCGCAGTAAAAATGGGGTTAATAGCTAATATTAACGAAGCGCAAACACGCCAACATACGCCTAAAGTGGCCTTTGTGGCAGCGCCATTAGATTATAACGCGTCAAGTGGTAAGTTTATTGAAGCTACAACAATTGATTTATTAGTACGCGCTATGTCTATGGGCAAGCTTCATCACGCCATGATGGGCACAGCCGCAGTGGCTATTGGCGCAGCCGCGGCTATTGAAGGGACGCTTGTTAATATGGCCGCAGGTGGCGGGGCATTGAACGAAATTAACTTTGGTCACCCCTCTGGCACGCTAAAAGTAGGCGCAGAAGCTAAAAAAATAGATGGTGATTGGCAAGTAACCAAAGCAAGTATGAGCCGCAGCGCCCGCGTACTTATGGAGGGCGTAGTGAGGGCTTTGCAGTAA
- the glp gene encoding gephyrin-like molybdotransferase Glp, giving the protein MNDVCNAPGLLPVETAISNMLSAISFNKAAETISIMRSAGRVLASDIKSSINVPAHDNSAMDGYALCLSEGLTTYQQVGSVFAGQTFEGTLSAGQCVRIMTGAALPPGANAVVMQENATADNDKITFTGNIELNNNVRFAGEDIAIDSIVFKAGRKLKAVDIGLLASIGISQVSVYETLKVAVFSTGDELIEPGNALPAGAIYESNRAVILSELQDSNIEVIDFGIIADDKSLIKNTFLKANEQADAVISSGGVSVGEADFTKEVLNEIGDIHFWKIAMKPGKPFAFGKLPNSYFFGLPGNPVSAAVTLERLVKPALTKLSGNEHTAKLRLKATTTALIKKRPGRTDFQRGIASTDENNNLLVTPINKQGSGVLSSLSQANCLIVVPAESGNIAKDETVEIELL; this is encoded by the coding sequence ATGAACGATGTATGCAATGCACCTGGTTTATTACCAGTAGAAACCGCAATAAGTAACATGCTAAGCGCTATTAGCTTCAATAAAGCAGCAGAAACCATTTCTATTATGCGCAGCGCTGGCCGTGTTTTAGCAAGTGATATTAAATCTAGTATTAATGTGCCTGCTCACGATAATTCGGCAATGGATGGGTATGCACTATGCCTAAGTGAAGGGCTAACCACCTATCAACAAGTAGGCAGCGTGTTTGCAGGGCAAACCTTTGAAGGCACTTTATCTGCCGGGCAATGCGTTAGAATAATGACCGGCGCGGCACTGCCACCTGGCGCTAATGCAGTCGTGATGCAAGAAAACGCCACTGCAGATAACGATAAAATAACATTTACGGGTAATATTGAGCTCAATAATAATGTGCGCTTTGCCGGCGAAGACATTGCAATAGACAGCATTGTTTTTAAAGCAGGCAGAAAACTAAAAGCAGTCGATATAGGCTTACTTGCCTCTATTGGCATTAGCCAAGTAAGCGTATATGAAACACTTAAAGTTGCGGTGTTTTCTACAGGGGATGAACTTATAGAGCCCGGCAATGCGCTTCCCGCTGGCGCTATTTATGAAAGTAATCGAGCAGTTATTTTAAGCGAGCTGCAAGATAGCAATATAGAAGTAATTGATTTTGGCATTATCGCTGATGATAAAAGCTTGATTAAAAATACATTTTTAAAAGCAAATGAGCAGGCAGATGCTGTAATTAGCTCTGGTGGTGTATCAGTTGGTGAAGCCGATTTTACCAAAGAAGTATTAAATGAAATTGGCGATATACACTTTTGGAAAATTGCCATGAAACCGGGCAAACCCTTTGCGTTTGGTAAATTACCTAACAGCTACTTTTTTGGTTTACCAGGTAACCCCGTATCGGCAGCCGTTACGCTTGAGCGACTTGTAAAACCCGCTCTTACAAAACTTTCAGGTAATGAACATACTGCTAAATTACGTTTAAAAGCAACTACCACAGCGCTGATCAAAAAGCGCCCTGGCCGTACCGACTTTCAACGCGGTATAGCCAGCACCGACGAAAACAATAATCTGCTGGTAACGCCTATAAACAAACAAGGTTCGGGGGTGCTTTCATCGCTTAGTCAAGCAAATTGCCTTATTGTGGTACCAGCCGAAAGTGGCAATATTGCGAAAGACGAAACCGTAGAAATAGAGCTATTATAG
- the modA gene encoding molybdate ABC transporter substrate-binding protein, which produces MLKLYNTWCGYLLLLLVVFSKPLNAKETLHIAVASNFKPVLQTLVTNPALKNINIKISAASSGVLHSQIMHGAPYDIFLSADAMRPQALIKDGFAIKDSLTTYAIGLLALWQPSNSIINNKLAIANPRFSPYGQSSAHYAKNYIKTPYEFVYANNITHAFQFVETGNAAKGLVALSTLKSAYRKTKNKKYLNYSLIDTAKYPQITQQGVIISASKHLTTAKKFMAFLNAPSTEKTLLELGYKAKGSDVSK; this is translated from the coding sequence ATGTTAAAGCTTTACAATACATGGTGTGGTTATTTGTTATTACTGTTAGTGGTATTTAGCAAGCCACTTAACGCAAAAGAAACACTGCATATCGCAGTGGCGAGCAATTTTAAACCTGTGCTGCAAACGCTGGTAACTAACCCAGCCCTGAAAAATATTAATATTAAAATATCAGCTGCTTCTAGCGGCGTATTACACTCACAAATTATGCATGGAGCGCCTTACGATATTTTTTTATCAGCCGATGCGATGCGTCCACAAGCACTTATCAAAGATGGTTTTGCCATCAAAGATAGCTTAACCACCTATGCAATAGGTTTATTAGCGCTTTGGCAGCCAAGCAACTCAATTATTAATAATAAATTGGCTATTGCTAACCCTCGGTTTTCGCCTTATGGGCAATCATCAGCACACTATGCTAAAAACTATATAAAAACACCTTATGAGTTTGTGTATGCAAATAATATTACCCATGCGTTTCAGTTTGTAGAAACAGGTAATGCTGCTAAGGGTTTGGTCGCGTTATCTACGTTAAAGTCTGCGTATCGTAAAACTAAAAATAAAAAATACTTAAATTACTCGCTTATCGACACTGCAAAATATCCTCAAATAACACAGCAAGGCGTAATTATTAGCGCTTCTAAGCATTTAACAACAGCGAAAAAGTTTATGGCTTTTTTAAATGCTCCCTCAACCGAAAAAACATTATTAGAACTAGGCTACAAAGCAAAGGGAAGTGATGTTAGCAAGTGA
- the modB gene encoding molybdate ABC transporter permease subunit, giving the protein MLASDITALWLTIKLAFITAAILLIICIPLAWQLASYKGKLKPILEALIAMPLVLPPTLMGFYLLVLFSPTHAFGQFWFWLTGTQLAFSFQGVVIGSLFYSLPFVMQPLLAGFKQINTTYNQAAIALGISPFKRFMYLTLPLLKPSIGSAFALGFAHTLGEFGLVLMIGGNIQGETQVVSIALYDHVESLNYGAAHQLSLVLLAISFACLVLLFKFNKTVINGAANRA; this is encoded by the coding sequence ATGTTAGCAAGTGATATTACGGCGCTGTGGCTTACAATTAAACTCGCCTTTATAACGGCCGCTATTTTGTTGATTATATGCATTCCGCTTGCATGGCAGTTGGCCAGTTATAAAGGTAAGTTAAAACCTATATTAGAAGCGCTTATAGCAATGCCTTTGGTGCTACCGCCTACGCTAATGGGGTTTTATTTATTGGTGTTGTTTTCACCTACTCATGCATTTGGTCAGTTTTGGTTTTGGTTAACGGGGACGCAACTTGCGTTTAGTTTTCAGGGGGTGGTTATTGGCTCACTCTTTTATTCACTTCCTTTTGTGATGCAGCCGTTACTGGCTGGTTTTAAACAAATAAATACCACCTACAATCAAGCTGCAATTGCTTTGGGTATTAGCCCATTTAAACGATTTATGTATTTAACTTTACCGCTATTAAAGCCAAGTATCGGCAGTGCCTTTGCGTTAGGTTTTGCCCATACATTAGGGGAATTTGGTCTAGTGCTTATGATTGGTGGCAATATACAAGGCGAAACCCAAGTGGTGTCTATTGCGTTGTACGACCATGTAGAGTCACTTAATTATGGGGCAGCTCATCAATTGTCATTGGTATTACTGGCCATTTCGTTTGCGTGTTTAGTGTTGTTGTTTAAATTTAATAAAACCGTGATAAACGGAGCTGCTAATCGTGCTTAA
- a CDS encoding ATP-binding cassette domain-containing protein produces MLKIKCHQRLDDFELNIDLTINQFDILGVFGPSGSGKSSLLQAIAGLSHSQNVCINDHNITHLNPDKRLLTLQLQSCPLFPHLNVMGNLLFTHKHCKNKSNNLTPELVIDLLALKPLLNRDVSGLSGGERQRVTFARTLLSGQSVILLDEAFSALDWSTRFTMLGVVQQLNKSHGIKFIIVSHSLKELLYCSDTLIHIAKGNVLKFGATQQVVQSIYTNKSQTPLSILSYSKAEFNDAFGLYQLTLSNSLQHLYVLPSLVKQSHKLIIESSQIIYSKAKPANESSANVLTGLLENAQQLDEQWLLTVNVDTQLLYCAVSKRQWQQSAVSLGEQIYLTINNLETLN; encoded by the coding sequence GTGCTTAAAATAAAATGTCATCAACGTTTGGATGATTTTGAACTAAATATTGATTTAACTATAAATCAATTTGATATTTTAGGGGTGTTTGGCCCTTCGGGCTCAGGTAAGTCGAGTTTATTGCAAGCTATAGCGGGTTTATCTCACTCGCAAAATGTGTGTATAAATGATCACAACATTACTCATTTAAACCCTGATAAACGCCTTCTTACTTTGCAGTTGCAGTCGTGTCCGTTATTTCCACATTTAAATGTGATGGGCAATTTATTGTTTACTCACAAGCATTGTAAAAATAAAAGCAACAACCTAACCCCTGAGTTGGTGATTGATTTATTAGCGCTTAAGCCATTACTAAATCGTGATGTGTCGGGGCTTTCGGGCGGAGAACGTCAGCGCGTAACTTTTGCAAGAACACTGCTAAGTGGGCAATCTGTAATTTTACTTGATGAGGCCTTTAGTGCCTTAGATTGGTCAACGCGTTTTACTATGTTGGGGGTAGTGCAACAACTCAATAAATCCCATGGTATTAAATTTATTATTGTTAGCCACTCTTTAAAAGAGCTGCTTTATTGTAGCGATACATTAATACATATAGCGAAAGGCAACGTGCTCAAGTTTGGGGCAACACAACAAGTGGTGCAAAGTATTTATACAAATAAGAGCCAAACGCCACTGAGTATACTTAGCTACAGCAAGGCTGAGTTTAATGATGCTTTTGGCCTATACCAGCTTACTCTTAGCAATAGCTTACAGCACTTATATGTATTGCCTTCGCTTGTAAAACAAAGTCATAAATTAATTATAGAAAGCAGCCAAATTATCTACAGTAAGGCAAAGCCGGCCAACGAGAGTAGTGCAAACGTACTAACAGGGCTTCTCGAAAATGCTCAGCAGCTCGATGAGCAGTGGTTACTTACTGTAAATGTAGATACGCAATTACTGTATTGCGCGGTGTCTAAAAGGCAATGGCAGCAAAGTGCTGTAAGCCTAGGCGAGCAGATTTATTTGACAATAAATAATTTAGAAACGCTAAATTAG
- a CDS encoding molybdopterin-synthase adenylyltransferase MoeB, whose protein sequence is MQKPPLTYQQQLRYSRHIMLPQLDIDGQEKIWQSHVLIVGLGGLGCPVAQYLAASGVGRLTLVDNDVVEATNLQRQVLYKPSDVGFLKTHSAKKQLTLLNNEIEIHTIDEFLDESSHLEHLFSKVDVVIDCSDNLATRNLLNSACYNTSTPLVSGSAIRFEGQVACFTMAPNSHCYGCVSQLFGEQTQSCSESGVLSPIVGLIGSIQATEALKIIAGLPSKLTEQLLLVDGLSMEFNRFNIVKNKHCPVCSA, encoded by the coding sequence ATGCAAAAACCGCCTTTAACCTATCAGCAGCAATTACGCTATTCACGCCATATTATGCTTCCTCAGCTGGATATCGATGGACAAGAAAAAATATGGCAAAGTCATGTTCTTATAGTGGGATTAGGTGGATTAGGCTGTCCAGTTGCGCAGTATTTAGCGGCATCGGGCGTAGGGCGTTTAACGCTTGTAGATAACGATGTGGTTGAAGCAACTAACTTGCAAAGGCAAGTGCTTTATAAGCCAAGCGATGTAGGGTTCTTGAAAACCCACAGTGCAAAAAAGCAATTAACTCTTTTAAATAATGAAATAGAAATACACACAATTGATGAGTTTTTAGATGAAAGCTCGCACCTTGAGCACTTATTTAGCAAAGTAGATGTTGTTATTGACTGCTCTGATAACTTAGCAACACGTAATTTACTCAACAGTGCTTGCTATAATACTAGTACGCCTTTGGTTTCTGGCTCTGCTATTAGGTTTGAGGGGCAAGTTGCTTGTTTTACAATGGCCCCCAATAGCCATTGTTACGGGTGCGTGTCACAGCTCTTTGGCGAACAAACTCAAAGCTGCTCAGAGTCAGGCGTGCTCTCCCCTATTGTAGGCCTTATTGGCAGTATTCAAGCAACTGAAGCCCTTAAAATTATTGCAGGACTGCCTAGTAAACTCACCGAGCAGCTATTACTTGTAGATGGTTTAAGTATGGAATTTAACCGTTTTAATATTGTTAAAAATAAGCACTGCCCTGTTTGCAGCGCTTAA
- a CDS encoding NarK family nitrate/nitrite MFS transporter, with the protein MQPNTGFNLISFSGKMKILHLSWMVFFISFFVWFNHAPLLGAIAGSLGITMAQVKTLLILNVALTIPARVVVGMLTDKFGPRIVYAALLILCSIPCFMFAMASTFEQAAIARFAMGFIGAGFVVGIRMVSEWFPANELGTAEGIYGGWGNFGSAAAAMLLPVLALMFGGDDGWRYAIGLTGVLSVIFGVIWYLNVSDTPKGGTYFKPKKVGAMEVTSKGDFVLLLIMKLPMYGALALLTWKLSPSGASLLSENFVIGTYAFLVLLYLYEVYKTYDINGHIFKQPVPESHRYEFKQVAVLNILYFTTFGSELAVVSMLPLFFSEVFGLDMVYAGLLASAYAFMNLASRPGGGWISDRMGRRKTLIVLTSGLAVGYFVMGLVDASWPLWLAVAAAMACSFFVQAGEGAVFAAVPLIKRRLTGQIAGMTGAYGNVGAVVYLTALSLVDYQTFFMIIAASALLGLAALFFMKEPDGHMTEVNEDGSVELISVT; encoded by the coding sequence ATGCAACCGAATACTGGGTTTAATCTCATATCGTTTAGCGGAAAAATGAAAATACTACATTTAAGCTGGATGGTGTTTTTTATCTCTTTTTTTGTATGGTTTAACCATGCGCCATTACTAGGTGCCATAGCGGGCTCGTTAGGCATAACTATGGCACAGGTAAAAACGCTATTAATTTTAAATGTAGCTTTAACTATTCCCGCGCGTGTTGTTGTAGGCATGCTAACAGATAAATTTGGCCCCCGTATTGTTTATGCCGCCTTACTGATTTTATGTAGCATTCCGTGTTTTATGTTTGCAATGGCCAGCACATTTGAACAAGCCGCTATCGCGCGTTTTGCAATGGGCTTTATTGGTGCGGGCTTTGTAGTGGGCATTCGTATGGTGAGCGAATGGTTTCCGGCTAATGAACTTGGCACAGCTGAGGGTATTTATGGTGGCTGGGGTAATTTTGGCTCGGCAGCAGCGGCAATGTTACTGCCAGTGTTAGCACTTATGTTTGGTGGTGATGATGGCTGGCGCTACGCGATTGGATTAACAGGTGTATTAAGTGTAATTTTTGGTGTTATTTGGTATTTAAATGTATCGGACACACCTAAAGGTGGCACGTACTTTAAGCCTAAAAAAGTCGGCGCAATGGAAGTTACAAGTAAAGGTGACTTTGTATTATTACTAATTATGAAACTGCCTATGTACGGCGCATTAGCGTTACTTACATGGAAATTATCACCATCGGGTGCAAGTTTACTCTCTGAAAACTTTGTCATTGGCACATATGCATTTTTAGTACTGCTTTACCTTTATGAAGTTTATAAAACTTATGACATTAATGGCCATATTTTTAAACAACCCGTGCCAGAATCGCACCGTTACGAGTTTAAGCAAGTTGCTGTGTTAAATATTCTCTACTTTACTACTTTTGGTTCAGAGCTGGCTGTAGTCTCAATGTTACCGTTATTTTTTAGTGAAGTATTTGGCCTTGATATGGTGTACGCGGGTTTACTTGCATCTGCTTATGCATTTATGAACCTAGCCTCGCGCCCTGGTGGTGGTTGGATCTCAGATAGAATGGGCCGCCGTAAAACACTTATTGTACTTACTTCAGGTTTAGCTGTTGGTTACTTTGTAATGGGTTTAGTTGATGCTAGCTGGCCACTTTGGCTTGCGGTAGCGGCTGCTATGGCATGTTCGTTCTTTGTACAAGCGGGCGAAGGCGCTGTTTTTGCTGCTGTGCCACTAATTAAACGCCGTTTAACAGGGCAAATTGCTGGTATGACCGGTGCATACGGTAACGTAGGGGCGGTTGTGTATTTAACGGCGCTATCATTAGTTGATTATCAAACCTTCTTTATGATTATCGCTGCAAGTGCATTGTTAGGTTTAGCTGCATTATTTTTTATGAAAGAACCAGATGGCCACATGACAGAAGTAAACGAAGATGGCTCTGTTGAACTAATCTCAGTTACTTAA
- a CDS encoding bifunctional protein-serine/threonine kinase/phosphatase, giving the protein MFDETQHAKVRKNTLDVSFGGHSAAGIKDENQDAFAALNTEHEQKETKGAVACLADGCSSAKNAKQASQLSVTHFINEYLNTPDSWAVKKSVSKVLASLNQWLYSQSRNYNYLGQRQADWMTTFTALILKSATGYIFHLGDTRITRLRDNQIEAITRDHKVNDTLTRALGAQPHQEIDVYEVELKADDIYVLTCDGVHDVLPYSEIVNEINAHSNLELAAKAITSRAIAQGSDDNVSCLLVKVNSIAQQNLDELYQTLTQRKIPPALNVGQVIDGYTVIRKINESSRSHIYLVQQAPNTPPVVLKAPSVNFEDDVHYLQGFIREGWVGQRIDHPNVMKVLNTQSQSRFLYHICEYMDGQTLSDYKHDVPYLEIAKVRSIVEQIVHALRAFQRLDMVHRDLKLDNIMIDTHGKVTLIDYGTASVAAMDESVKQIADECPQGTVDYTAPETLISLHADFKSDMFSLGVIAYELLCSKLPYKTLPINHTPIDYSHWQYTSIRKYRADIPFWLDQALMKALAPKPELRYHAFSEFLTDITKPNPQLQSSANKISIMKRDPVLVWKSISMCLFIILLCVLIIKN; this is encoded by the coding sequence ATGTTTGATGAAACCCAACATGCTAAAGTGCGCAAAAATACGCTGGATGTTTCTTTTGGTGGTCATAGTGCCGCGGGTATAAAAGATGAAAATCAAGATGCGTTTGCTGCTTTAAATACTGAGCACGAACAAAAAGAAACAAAAGGAGCTGTTGCTTGCCTAGCAGATGGGTGTTCATCGGCAAAAAATGCCAAACAGGCATCGCAGCTTAGTGTTACTCATTTCATAAATGAGTATTTAAATACACCCGACAGCTGGGCTGTTAAAAAATCAGTGTCTAAGGTATTGGCGAGTTTAAATCAGTGGTTATATTCGCAATCAAGAAACTATAACTATTTAGGGCAACGTCAAGCTGATTGGATGACCACCTTTACAGCGCTTATTTTAAAATCGGCTACGGGGTATATATTTCATTTAGGGGATACACGTATTACGCGTTTACGTGATAATCAAATAGAGGCGATAACGCGCGACCATAAAGTAAATGATACGCTTACTCGTGCTTTAGGCGCTCAGCCACATCAAGAAATTGATGTTTACGAAGTTGAGTTAAAAGCCGATGATATTTACGTACTTACTTGCGATGGTGTACACGATGTATTGCCTTACAGTGAAATAGTTAACGAAATAAACGCCCACAGCAATTTAGAGCTTGCTGCTAAAGCTATAACCTCACGTGCCATAGCACAAGGAAGCGATGATAACGTGAGCTGTTTACTCGTAAAAGTAAACAGTATTGCGCAGCAGAATCTAGATGAGCTTTATCAAACGTTAACGCAGCGAAAAATTCCACCCGCGTTAAACGTTGGACAAGTAATTGATGGATACACGGTAATTCGTAAAATCAACGAAAGTAGCCGATCTCACATTTACTTAGTGCAACAAGCGCCGAATACGCCACCGGTTGTATTAAAGGCACCGTCGGTAAATTTTGAAGACGATGTACACTATCTTCAAGGTTTTATACGCGAAGGGTGGGTAGGGCAACGTATTGATCATCCAAATGTTATGAAGGTTTTAAATACGCAGTCGCAAAGCCGATTTTTATATCATATTTGCGAGTACATGGACGGGCAAACCCTCAGTGATTATAAACACGATGTACCGTATTTAGAAATAGCTAAAGTACGCAGTATTGTTGAACAAATAGTGCATGCGCTAAGGGCTTTTCAGCGATTAGATATGGTGCACCGTGATTTAAAACTCGATAACATTATGATAGATACACACGGTAAAGTAACGTTAATCGATTACGGTACCGCAAGTGTTGCTGCTATGGATGAATCGGTTAAGCAAATAGCCGATGAGTGCCCGCAAGGTACGGTAGATTACACGGCTCCTGAAACACTTATTTCGCTGCATGCTGATTTTAAAAGCGATATGTTTTCGCTTGGGGTGATTGCTTACGAGCTATTGTGCTCAAAGCTGCCTTACAAAACATTGCCAATAAATCATACCCCCATTGATTACAGCCATTGGCAATACACAAGTATTCGCAAGTACCGAGCAGATATACCTTTTTGGTTAGATCAGGCTTTAATGAAAGCACTTGCGCCAAAGCCAGAGCTCAGATACCACGCATTTTCTGAGTTTTTAACAGATATTACTAAACCTAATCCACAATTACAGAGTTCAGCCAACAAAATTTCAATAATGAAACGCGATCCAGTATTAGTCTGGAAGAGCATTTCGATGTGTTTATTTATCATTTTATTGTGCGTGCTCATAATTAAAAACTAA
- a CDS encoding alginate export family protein: MLNYKNNLPIILMIGCIAAPSISVAAQTDLNFRLRFESAEQDNALKDASSLTLRTRLTHKTDEVNGFSALLEVEDSRSLLGVDDYNNTLGKNTNYSVIADPETTEVDQAFVKYAKDALSVKVGRQVIALDGQRFVGHVGFRQDRQTFDAATVNYTFNDINLHYSYISKRNRIFADSKDIDSSDHLINASFKTSVGKVVLYSYLLSNDAVDDDSLDTYGVSFKGNKTLSDTKVYYKAEYATQSASTNVSDFDTDYYALEGGIDLAGLGIETVTLKAGIESLGSDNGDYGFATPLATMHKFNGWADTFLATPAQGLDDIYVSLSGKAFDGKWLVAYHNFDANDSVNGVDDLGSELNVQYVKPINKTYAVGAKFADYSAGDSAAGDSAAGKVDTQKLWVWVSAKF; encoded by the coding sequence ATGTTAAATTATAAAAATAACTTACCTATTATTTTAATGATAGGGTGCATTGCTGCGCCTTCAATTAGTGTTGCAGCGCAAACCGACCTTAATTTTAGACTGCGTTTTGAGAGTGCTGAGCAAGATAACGCATTAAAAGATGCAAGTAGCCTAACGCTGCGCACCCGACTTACGCATAAAACTGACGAGGTAAATGGTTTTTCTGCATTATTAGAGGTAGAAGATAGCCGAAGCCTGTTAGGTGTAGACGATTACAACAATACCTTGGGCAAAAATACTAATTATTCAGTCATAGCCGACCCAGAAACCACAGAGGTCGATCAGGCTTTTGTTAAGTACGCTAAAGATGCGTTATCAGTTAAAGTTGGTAGGCAAGTAATAGCGCTTGATGGACAACGATTTGTGGGACACGTTGGCTTTAGGCAAGACAGGCAGACCTTTGATGCGGCAACAGTCAATTACACATTTAATGATATTAACTTGCACTATAGCTACATAAGCAAGCGCAACCGTATATTTGCCGATAGCAAAGATATTGATTCATCCGATCACCTTATTAATGCAAGCTTTAAAACAAGCGTAGGTAAAGTGGTTTTATACAGTTACTTACTGAGTAACGACGCAGTAGATGATGACAGCTTAGATACCTATGGTGTTTCATTTAAGGGGAATAAAACACTCAGCGATACTAAGGTTTATTATAAAGCAGAATATGCAACGCAATCTGCCTCAACTAACGTGAGTGATTTTGACACCGATTACTATGCGCTTGAAGGCGGTATTGATTTAGCCGGTTTAGGCATTGAAACTGTTACATTAAAAGCTGGTATTGAGTCACTGGGTTCTGATAATGGCGATTATGGTTTTGCTACGCCGCTTGCCACAATGCATAAATTTAATGGTTGGGCAGATACATTTTTAGCAACACCTGCACAAGGACTTGATGATATTTATGTAAGTTTAAGTGGTAAAGCCTTTGACGGTAAATGGTTAGTGGCGTATCACAACTTTGATGCAAACGACAGCGTCAATGGAGTTGATGATTTAGGCTCAGAGCTAAACGTGCAATACGTTAAGCCTATTAATAAAACCTATGCCGTTGGCGCTAAATTTGCCGATTATTCTGCAGGCGATAGCGCTGCAGGCGATAGCGCTGCAGGCAAAGTTGACACCCAAAAACTGTGGGTTTGGGTAAGCGCTAAGTTTTAA